GAATTGGACCAATCCCTGATCTTCAGCGACCTCGACGGTTTCCACGAGCGCGTCCGCAACACGTTCGTCGCCTGCCGGCAAGCGGTGCAGGATGAGCTTTCCCGGTTCGACGGCGCCGCGACCGGCGATACGTCGGCCGATGCCCGCGGCCGCGGCTCCGCCAATGGCGTCTTGAGCGACAACGGCTCCCACTGCAATGGCAATGTCTATCGGGCCTCCGAGAAGCAGGTCGATTACGCGCGGCAACTGGCCGGACAGATTCGCGGTTTGGGCATCCGACGCCTGGAGACGCTCGCCAACCGCTTACACCACCGGCCGCTGGCGGATTTGTCGAGCCTCGAAGCGTCGACGCTGATCGACGCCCTGAAAGACATCAAGGCCGGAAAAATCTCTCTCGGCCACATCCTGAATGGAGCCGCCGCATGAAAAACGAACCCATCACCCGCGACTTGCTCGCGGAGCAGCGAGGCGGCCTGTGGGACTACGTCTCGCCGAGTCGGCTGGCCCTCTGGCTCAAGTGTCCGCTGGCCTTCAAATTCCGCTACGTCGACGGAGTCGAAACCCCGATGAGCCCGGGAATGTTTGTCGGCCGCGTGGTGCATTCGGCGCTGGAGAATTGGTACCGTCATCGGCAGTTCGGGATCCGGCTCGAGCCGGATGACGTGGCCCGCCGACTCGTCGAATCCTGGGGCTCGAGTTTGGCGTGCGAGCGGATCGCGTTCGAATCGTGCGCCGAGGAGGAAACAAGCCGGAAGCAGTCCGTCGATCTGGTCCTGGCGTATCTGGCTCAGCTCCCTGCGGACGAAGCGCCGCCGCTGGCGATCGAGACGGCGATGAAGGCGCCCCTGGTCGACCCGGGCACGGGCGAAGATTTGGGCGTGCCGCTCGTGGGCGTGATCGACCTCGTGCTCGACGAGCCGGACGGCGGGGTGATCGCGGATT
The Pirellulales bacterium DNA segment above includes these coding regions:
- a CDS encoding PD-(D/E)XK nuclease family protein, with amino-acid sequence MKNEPITRDLLAEQRGGLWDYVSPSRLALWLKCPLAFKFRYVDGVETPMSPGMFVGRVVHSALENWYRHRQFGIRLEPDDVARRLVESWGSSLACERIAFESCAEEETSRKQSVDLVLAYLAQLPADEAPPLAIETAMKAPLVDPGTGEDLGVPLVGVIDLVLDEPDGGVIADFKTTSRGGEPLETAHEIQLSSYSYLYRHTSPRPESALEIRNLIKTKTPKIETYRYGARNDHHYRRLFAVVRAYLDDLDRGRFVFRPGLGCSMCDFRDTLCPSWDG